The Phycisphaeraceae bacterium genome segment AGGTCGTAGCCGCCGATGCCGACCTGTCCGATGAAGTCGTTGGAGAACCCGCCTTGGGCCAGCCAGCGCCACGCCGCCTGCGGCGTCAGGCGCAATCCGGACTCGCGCGCGATCTCGGCGCAGTGTGCCTGCAGGTCAGTGAACTGGGCGTTGGCGGCGTACCAGAAGTCGGCGAATCGGATGTGCTGGCGCACTCGCGCCCGCTGGTTGTGGTCGTACTGGTCGCGCAGCCAGTCCGCGTTGTGCTCACCGGCGTCAAGGGCGATGATCGTGTACGCAGCTTCCCGCGCGCCGGTGTGCGTCAGCGTCAGCCCGGCCGAGAGAATCGGATCGGCGAATCCCGCCGCCTCGCCCACCAGCATCCAGTTCTCGCCCACGGTCCGGTCCGCCACGAAGGACCAGTCGCTGGTGGTCTCGAGGCGGCCTCGCGCCGTGGCGTTGGCCAGCAATCCCCTGAGCCGGTCCTCGCGCGACAGCGCCTCGTCATACAACTGCCGCGCGGTCCTGCCGGATTCCTTGTAGAACTTCGCGGGGCACACCAGTCCGACGCTGGTTCGCGTCGGACCGAGCGGGATGAACCAGATCCAGCCGAAGCCGACACTGACGACCTGAATGCGCGTGCCGCCCACGCCGATGTGCACCGCCCACTCGGCGTTCTCCCAATAGTCCCAGATGGCGATGTTCTGCAGCGCGGTGGGGGCCTGCACCGGAATCCCCAGCGCCCGGCGCATCACCCCGACGTGCCCGGATGAATCCACGTAGTGCCGCGCCTCAACGCGTCGTCCATCGGCCAGCGTCAGCCCCGTCACCCGGTCGCCCTCATGCTCCACGCGGCGCACCTGCGTCTGCTCATGCACCTCGCAGCCGAGCGACTCGGCATGGCGCAGCAGGATGTCGTCGTAGATGGCTCGGTCGACTTGGAAAGCCGTCTGGCGTCGCTGACCGACGAACTTCGCCGGCCTCGGCTCGTTCTTGAAGTCCTTGAGGGGGAGGAACTCGAAGTCCCACAACTCGCCTCTGCTCCCCCACTTGAAGGTGGCCCCGACCTTGATGGGAAAGTTCGCCGCTTCCACCTTGTCCCAGCAGCCCATTTCGTCCAGCACCGCGCTGATCGGCGGCAGCTGGCTCTCGCCGATGTGATCGCGCGGGAACCGCTCCTTCTCGAAGATGACCACACGCAGCGACGGAGCGTACTTCTTCAGCAGCGCGCCGCAGGTGCTGCCGCCGGGGCCGCCCCCGATGATCGCCACGTCACACTCGATTGTCCCGCCGCGCACCTCGTCCACGACCTGCACCCCACACGGCACCCCCGGTCGTGCCCGCATCACGGATCATTCACTGACCAAGATACCGCGCCTGGCGCACCCTGCCACCCCGAATCTCCACGTGCCACGGCAATTGGATGTGCCATTCGGTTCCGCGCGGCAGCCGCAGGCGGCTCGCCTCGGGGTACACGTCCACCACCACCGGATACGTGCTCCCGGCAGGCGTGGGCACCTGAATCAGCACCAACGGAATCGACGGCGGCGATTGCGCCAGTTGACGCAGGTGGGCGGCGCAGTGATGACACGTCTCCATGAAGAACACGATGTCGCAATCACCGGGAATCAGCGAGGGGTCCACCCACGTCGCCAGCACCGTCTCCCCGACCGGCTGGTCGATCCACGCGCCGGGCTGAAGCACCACGTAGCGGGGAAACCGAGCCGGCAGCCGCCACGAGCTGGAAGGGGTTCCGTCAGGCGGAGGCGCAACGGGCGGGGTTGAGCCATCGGACGGAGGCGCCTGCGATGCCGAGCCGCCCGTGCCGGACGAACCTGAGTCCAGGGGCGGCTGACGATCACCGACGGTCGATCCGGGACTGCGACCATCAGATGGACCATCCACCCTCGCCGCCTGCTGCACCCACAGACCCGCGACGACGGCCGCCGCCGCGCCTGCTCCGGGCGCCCACCAGCGCCAGGGTTGGCCGGCGAGCGCCGACCACGGACGGCTCAACGCCAGCAATGCCAGCAGCACACCGTCCACCACCATCATCACCCAGGGCGGCACGGTCAGGGCTGACCCGAAGCATCCGCACGAAGTCGCCCCTTCGGACATCTGCACCCCCAGCATGGCCATGAACGCCGCCAGCGCCGCCATGACGATCGGCCACGCCAGGCGCGGGGCGATGATCGCAGTCATGCCGATCAGTGCTTCGACCGCGATCACCAGCACCAGGAGGGCATGATGATCCCAGTACATCCAGCGCAGCAGCGCCGCCGGCAGGTCGGAGGGCGTCCCGAACAGCGTCTTGCCCAGCGCGCCCAGCAGGATGTACGCGCCGCCGGCGCGGACCACCAAGCCAGCGAAACCCGGGGCGTGCGGCGGCCATCGGCATGAACGGGGCGCATCAGTCATGAGAAAGACCTGCGAGCGGGTCAAGCTCATGGTAGCCGTTGAATCGCGCGCTTCGCGATGGAAGCGGTTCCCATCGTCATCGGCGAGGGTGATGTCGTGATGCATCGTCCTGCAAAAAAGAAACCGCCCGGCTGTGTGAGCCGGGCGGCTGAAACCTTCAGGATGAAGGATTCACGCGGTCGGGCGTAGTTCACGCACGACGACGGCGACGAGCCACGAGGCCGGCCGCGCCGAGCAGCGCCAGGGCGCCGGGGGCGGGGATCTCGTTCCACGTGATCTCGAGGTGCCAGTAGTCGAGCACGCCGAGGTCGCC includes the following:
- a CDS encoding tryptophan 7-halogenase is translated as MRARPGVPCGVQVVDEVRGGTIECDVAIIGGGPGGSTCGALLKKYAPSLRVVIFEKERFPRDHIGESQLPPISAVLDEMGCWDKVEAANFPIKVGATFKWGSRGELWDFEFLPLKDFKNEPRPAKFVGQRRQTAFQVDRAIYDDILLRHAESLGCEVHEQTQVRRVEHEGDRVTGLTLADGRRVEARHYVDSSGHVGVMRRALGIPVQAPTALQNIAIWDYWENAEWAVHIGVGGTRIQVVSVGFGWIWFIPLGPTRTSVGLVCPAKFYKESGRTARQLYDEALSREDRLRGLLANATARGRLETTSDWSFVADRTVGENWMLVGEAAGFADPILSAGLTLTHTGAREAAYTIIALDAGEHNADWLRDQYDHNQRARVRQHIRFADFWYAANAQFTDLQAHCAEIARESGLRLTPQAAWRWLAQGGFSNDFIGQVGIGGYDLTAAKQLLQMFTQRNASWQLNEVNVLRLNLTGAERQPIALYQDGRIEAIDCYIKGHLRLPVADMHARLIRMLGTTSNVGEIFTSLEREFAATLPPPHRRVAMQHAMQTLEVMLNDGWVIGKLDKRKPRLSLETPEEGDIIHSHDQPRPRAGSSPAAAG